The genomic window GAACTTAGACTAAATGACAACTCCATCTACGAACATAAAGGAAAGATCGAGTCGATCAGCGGCGTGATCGATCGCCAGACCGGTACGGTAACCGTCCGTTCTGTCTTCCCAAACGAGGCACGCCTACTACATAGCGGAGCCTCTGGAGCGGTAATCATCCCCAGTACATATGAGAATTGTATCGTAATCCCACAGGAAGCGACAATACGTCTACAGGATAAAACAATGGTATATAAAGTAGTGGATGGCAAAGCAGTCTCATCCTTGATCACGGTAGCTGAATTGAACGATGGACGCGAGTATGTCGTATTAGACGGACTGAAAGCCGGTGAAGAAATCGTATCACAAGGAGCCGGATTGGTACGTGAGGGAACACAAGTTAAATGAAAAGAAATCAGTGCATTATGAAAGGGAATATATTTATCAAACGGCCTGTTATGGCTATATCCATTTCCATCCTGATCTTGGTAGTCGGGCTGATTTCGCTTTTCTCGTTACCTGTTGAGCAATATCCGAATATCGCTCCGCCAACAGTAAATGTATCAGCTACCTATACCGGCGCAGATGCCAACGCTGTGATGAACAGTGTCATCATGCCTTTGGAAGAAAGCATCAATGGTGTGGAAAATATGATGTACATCACTTCTACCGCTACAAACGCAGGGACTGCAACTATCGAGGTATTCTTCAAACAGGGAACTGATCCCGACATGGCAGCGGTTAATGTGCAGAACCGAGTCTCTAAGGCACAAGGCTTACTACCGGCCGAGGTAACCAAGATTGGTGTCTCCACTCAAAAACGCCAGACGAGTTTCTTACAGATCGACGCATTAGTCTGTGATGATGGTCGCTACGACCAAACATTCCTTGCCAACTACTTGGACATTAACATTATTCCACAAATCAAACGTATCGAAGGTGTGGGAGATGTGATGATGTTAGGTGATGCTTACAGTATGCGTATTTGGCTCAAGCCGGATCGTATGGCTCAATATGGATTGGTACCATCAGACGTAACTGCCGTACTAGGCGAACAGAACCTGGAAGCTCCAACAGGCCAATTAGGCGAGAACTCACAAAACGTATTCCAATACACGATGAAATACCGCGGACGCCTAAAAGATGTCAACGAATTTAAGGAGATCGTCATCCGATCACAAAATGATGGATCAGTCCTACGGCTAAAGGATATCGCAGATGTAGAGCTCGGAACTTTGACTTATGGATTCGATAATAAAATGGATGGTAAAGCAGCCGTAACCTTCTTGATTTTCCAGACCGCAGGCTCTAACGCTACCGCCGTGAACGAACAGATCACCAACTTGCTGAACGAACTTGAGCAGGATCTGCCGAAAGGAACTTCTTTCATGACTATGATGAGTTCCAATGACTTCCTCTTCGCCTCTATCTATAATGTGGTGGAGACCCTAATCGTCGCAATCATTCTCGTGATCTTAGTGGTTTACTTCTTCTTGCAGGATTTCAAGAGTACGTTAATTCCCTCTATCTCGATCATTGTCTCATTGGTCGGAACCTTCGCTTGCTTGGTTGCGGCAGGATTTAGTATCAACATCTTGACTCTTTTTGCGTTGGTATTGGCTATTGGTACGGTGGTGGATGATGCGATCGTCGTAGTAGAAGCGGTACAGGCGAAATTCGACGTCGGCTATAAGTCGCCCTATCAAGCGACTAAAGATGCCATGGGCGATGTTACCATGGCGATCATTTCTTGTACCTGCGTATTTATGGCAGTGTTCATCCCTGTAACTTTCATGGGAGGTACATCCGGAATTTTCTATACTCAGTTTGGTGTGACCATGGCAACTTCCGTTGGTATCTCCATGATCTCGGCTTTGACACTTTGCCCGGCGCTTTGCGCTATTATGATGCGTCCATCCGATGGCAACAAGAGTACCAAGAGTATCAACGGCCGTGTACGTGCCGCTTATAACGCCTCGTTCAACGCTGTGCTAGAAAAATATAAGAAAGGCGTGATGTTTTTCATCCACCATCGTTGGATGGTATGGGTATCATTAATCGCTACGCTTGTGCTGTTGGTCTGGATGATGATGACCACAAAAACCAGTTTGGTCCCTCAAGAAGACCAAGGTGCGATCATGGTAAACATGTCCATCGCTCCGGGTAGCACGCTAGAAGAAAACAAGCTAATAATGGCCAAAATAGAAAAAATCCTGGAAAGTACGCCAGAGATCGAGCATTATGCCCGCATTGCCGGTTATGGGCTTATCTCCGGACAAGGAGCCTCTTACGGTTCGGTTATCATCCGACTGAAAGACTGGGATGAGCGTAAGGGAAAAGAGCACACCGCCGATGCGGTGATTGCCCGGCTCAACGCACAATTCCATCAAATCAAGGAAGCACAGATCTTTAGTTTCCAAACTAGTATGATCCCGGGTTACGGCATGGGTAACTCCATTGAGTTGAACATGCAGGACAAGACCGGAGGCGATAAGACGATTTTCTATAACTCAGTATTACAATTCCTCGGAGCCTTGAACCAACGCCCGGAAATAGCGATGGCCTATAGCTCTTACGCCATGAACTTCCCGCAGATCTCTGTAGATGTAGATGCCGCCAAATGTAAACGAGCCGGTATCTCGCCCGCTTCCGTATTGGATGTTCTCGGTAGCTATTGCGGTGGTGCCTATATTTCCAACTATAACCAATTCGGTAAAGTGTATCGCGTGATGTTGCAAGCCTCTCCTGAATATCGTCTCGATGAGCAAGCATTAGACAATATGTTCGTACGCAACGGGACGGAGATGGCTCCTATCAGTCAGTTCGTCACTCTTAAGAGGATTATGGGATCAGAAGTGGAGAACCGCTTCAACCTATTCAGTGCCATTACCGTAAACGTGAACCCAGCTCCGGGTTACTCAACGGGAGAGGTGCAGCAAGTAATCAAAGAAGTAGCCAACCAGAGCCTACCTGCCGGTTATGGCTACGAATATGGAGGTATATCGCGTGAAGAGGCAGCATCCGGAGGTACACAGACTATATTCATCTATGCGATCTGTATCCTGTTGATTTTCTTGATTCTCGCATGCCTATACGAAAGTTTCCTAATCCCGTTCGCTGTCATCTTTTCCGTACCTTTCGGATTGATGGGGTCATTCCTCTTCGCTAAGTTATTCGGATTGGAAAACAATATCTATCTACAAACCGGTGTAATTATGTTAATCGGCCTATTGGCAAAAACCGCCATTTTGATTACGGAATATGCCATCGAACGCCGTCGGAAGGGCATGGGTATTATCGAATCAGCCTACTCCGCCGCCCAAGTACGTCTGCGTCCTATCTTGATGACCGTATTGACGATGATCTTCGGTATGCTTCCGTTGATGTTTGCGAGTGGAGCCGGCGCCAACGGTAACTCCTCGTTGGGTACTGGTGTAGTCGGCGGTATGGCTATCGGTACATTGGCCTTGCTTTTCGTTGTACCAGTATTCTACATCGCTTTCGAGTTCTTACAAGAGAAGATCCGCAAGCCGATGGAAGTAGAGGCAGACCTACAGGTATTGCAAGAGCAAGAAAAGAGCGCAAACGAACGCGAGAATCATAAATAAATCGGGAGAATCCCATTAATTACAATTATAGAAAAAGAATGAAACGACATATCATCACACTAGCTGTATCATGCGTTATGTTAAACAGCTGTGGTATATATACAAAATACAAACCGGCTTCTGAGGTTTCCGCAGATCTGTACGGCTCAGAGGCCACCGCTCAAACGGATACTGTATCCTTGGGAGACATGAGCTGGCGGGAGGTCTTCACCGACCCGCAGCTCCAAACACTCATTGAGCATGGCCTAGCAAACAACACAGACTATCGTTCCGCACAACTCCGTGTAGAGGAGGCTGAAGCAGCTTTACTGTCAGCCAAGCTAGCTTTCCTGCCTGCCTTCGCTTTCGCTCCTCAAGGAGCGGTGAGCAGTTTCGACTCCCATAAGGCTACACAGACTTATTCGATTCCGATAACAGCCAGTTGGGAACTGGATATATTTGGTAAAATGCGCAATGCCAAAAAGCAGGCGCAAGCTCTTTACGCACAAAGTCAAGATTATCGGCAAGCGGTACGTACACAGCTAATCGCCGGAATAGCTAATACTTATTATTCCCTGCTTATGCTGGATGCTCAGTTGAAGATCTCAGAGCAAACCGCTTCCTCCTGGAAAGAGACGGTCAATTCCACCCGTGCCTTAATGAATGCAGGCATAGTAAACGAAACAGCTGTTTCCCAAATGGAAGCTACGTACTACAGCATCTGTACATCCATCCTCGACCTGAAAGAACAAATCAATCAGGTAGAGAACAGCCTTGTATTGTTACTGGCTGATACACCTCATACCATACAAAGAGGTGAATTGGAAAACCAGCAACTGCCGAAACATTTCTCAGTAGGCATACCCGTCTATTTATTATCAAACCGCCCTGATGTAAGGGCAGCGGAACATGCTCTGGAAAGTGCATTTTACGCCACTAATCAAGCCCGTTCCGCTTTTTATCCCTCTATTACCCTAAGTGGTTCGGCCGGCTGGACTAACTCGGCAGGTGCAGTCATCACCAATCCGGGTAAGTTTCTGGCCTCGGCAGTAGGCTCACTCACCCAGCCACTTTTTGCCAGAGGACAACTTCTAGGACAACTGAAAATCACCAAAGCGCAACAAGAAGAGGCCCGGTTGAGTTTTGAGCAAGCTTTACTGAACGCAGGAACCGAGGTTAACGATGCTTTGGTGCAATATCATACAGCACGTGACAAGGCTGTGTACTTTGAAAAACAGATAGAGTCTCTCGAAAGAGCCTATAAAAGTACCTCCCTACTTATGCAGCACGGAACGACAACCTATCTAGAAGTACTCACAGCACAACAAGGATTATTAAATGCCCAACTAACCCAAGTGGCTAATCGTTTCACGGAAATCCAAGGGGTTATTAACCTCTATCAAGCCTTAGGCGGAGGACGTGAATAGGCCATTCGTTTTATTCATATTTGAAATAACCTATAGGATTGCCCAGAAAGTGATTTTAGGGCAATCCGCCTTTCTTAGCACGCTCTCACTTTCACCTAATATATAATTTCATGACTTTAGTAGACTTGTTCCGTCTTATACCATGCTTATAGTCGTATCGTATTCAAGAATTAACAAATAAATCGTATATTTACGGTCATAAAAATCTTCTCGGACAATTGATACAAACATTTAAAATACAAGAAAGATGAAAAAACTTTTTACCTATGTAATCATGCTTTACGCCAGCCTATCCGTTTCCGTGGCGCAACAGATCCAGTATCCGGAGCCGGTGTTAAACCCGGAGAGTTGTACGAGTATCATGGTCGGGAAAAAAGCCTCGGCGGATGGTTCCGTGATGACCAGCCACACCTGCGATAGCAATTACCGCACTTGGATGGATATCGTACCTTCCGCCTCGTACGATCACGATACGACAACCACGGTCTATACCGGACGTATGCATACCGAATACGCCGAGGGAACCCGGGGGATGATCGCAAAAGGAACGCTGCCCGAAGCGCGGTCTACGTATCAATTCCTCAACACCGCCTATCCCTGCCTCAACGAGAAGCAGTTGGGTATCGGCGAGACAACGATCACCGGCCGGAAAGCCCTTGTCAACAAGAAAGGTATGTTCATGATCGAGGAACTTCAGCGAATCGCCTTGCAACGTTGCACGACCGCCCGTGACGCGATCCGCTTAATGGGCGAGTTGATCGAGAAATACGGATATGGCGACTGGGGCGAGTGCCTTACGATAGCGGATCCGAAAGAGGTATGGCATTTCGAGGTCTTCGGCGAGGGTCCGGATAAGATCGGTGGCGTATGGGCGGCGATCCGCATCCCCGACGATCATGTGGGCGTATCGGCCAATATCCCCCGTATCTCCAAGGTAGATCCGAGCGACAAGGAGAATTGCATGGCTTCCGCCAACGTATTCGAGGTAGCCAAGCGCATGGGCTTCTGGGACGGGAAGAAACCGTTCCGCTTCTGGGAGGCCTATGGCGGCGGGAACTATTCGGGAGAATTGAAATCCTTCAGCATCCGCGAGTTTTTCATTTTGAATAAGCTGGCGCCATCCTTGCATCTTTCTTATGATGCCGAGGAACTTCCGATCAGCGTAAAACCGGAAAAACCGGTTGACGTGACCGACGTGATGGCCCTTCTCTCCGAGACGTATGAGGGGACGGAATATGATATGACGAAGAACCTGAAAGTCGCCGTCAAGAAAAAAGATAGTAACGAGACAGATACCATTATCAGCCCGGTAGCGAATCCGTGGATGACTACGGATATGGTAAACATGTTAAACGGACTCAGACCGGATGCCGTGAAACGCTACCGCCTTGTAGCCGTGCCGCAATGCTCCTACTCTACCGTGATCCAATTGCGTGACTGGCTGCCCGACGCGGTAGGCGGCGTGGTTTGGATGGCCTATGATAATCCCGGACAAAGCCCCCGCATCCCCATCTTCTGTGGGACGAAAGATCTCCCGGCTTGCTTCAAGGTTTGCGGACAGCACCGTTACCGGGAAGATGCCGCCGTATGGGCTTTCCGTCGTGCCAACAAACTCGCCACCGTACGTTGGGGAGCGACTAAAGATCGTATGAAAGCATCTATCGCCCATTTTACGGAGAAAGGGCAGACAGAACTTCCTTTCGTAGAGAGCCGTTACAAAGAGATTCTTACCCAACAAGGTGAGGAGGCCGCAAAAGAATACCTAACCGGATATACCGCCGATTTCGCCGGAGCCACGATGCTACGCTGGAGAGAAATGGGAGACTCATTCTGGACCCAATTCGAAAGAGGCTTCTAATCACCACATCCGATAGTAAAGACGAGGCACGCCCCGTCTCTACAATAATAATATAAACTTAAATTCATATACAATGAGAACATTCATTCTATCATGCGCCTTAGCGTTAGGTTCCTTGAGCACATTCGCCCAAGGCTACCAATTTACGGATGTAGTAAAGGTACCCGCCACGCCAGTCAAGAATCAAGCATCCACGGGAACCTGCTGGTGTTTCGCCACGACCTCTTTCATGGAGTCCGAATTACTCCGTATGGGAAAAGGGACGTACGATCTCTCCGAGATGTTTATCGTCCGCCAGAAATACATGAACCAGTTGCAGGATAATTATGTCCGCCAAGGTAGAGGTAATATCGGTCAAGGAAGTCTCTCCCACACCTTCATGAACGCTTTCAACCAAGTAGGTATCGTTCCTGAAGAGGTGTACTCGGGTATCAACTACGATTCCGACCGGCACAATCATGCCGAGATGGTAAAATACATCAAGGCAATCGCAACGACCGCCGTGGATATGAAAAAACGGAGCCCGGAATATTACAAACTAATCGATAACCTATTCGATACCTACCTAGGCAAGCTTCCGGAGAAATTCACCTATCAAGGCAAGGAATATACCCCGAAGACATTCGCCGCCTCCCTAGGGTTGAATATGGACGATTATATCGAGCTGACAAGCTTCACGCATCATCCGTATTACCAGAAATTCGAGGTAGAGGTTCCCGATAACTGGGAGCATGCGCAAATGTATAACCTACCATTGAATGAAATGATGGAAGTAGCGGATTATGCGTTGAATAACGGTTACACGGTATGCTGGGATGGCGACGTGAGCGAGAAAGGCTTCTCTTTCAAGAATGGCGTGGCGATCAACCCGGAGGTAAAGAAGGTGGAAGATTACTCGACTACCGACCGTGCCCGCTTCGAGAAAATGGACGAGAAGGAACGTCTGGAGGAAGTCTACAAATTCGAGAAACCTTTCCCGGAAGTAAACGTCACCCCGCAGGTCCGTCAAGAAGGCTTCGAGGCGTTCGTCACGACCGATGACCATTTGATGCACCTTACCGGCATCGCCAAGGATCAAAACGGCACGAAATATTATATCACGAAGAACTCTTGGGGAACCGAACGTAATACATTCGGCGGTTACCTCAACATGTCAGATAGCTTTGTCCGTGCCAAGACGATTTACATCATGGTGCATAAGGACGCAATACCGAAAGCAATCAAGTCTAAATTAGGCATTTAGTACAATGCCCATCGTAAGGCGCTTACAATAGGCATTCAAAGCACCTTACGATGGGCATTATAAGCTCCTTAGAATGGGCATCCGCGGAAATCACGGATGCCCATCTCTTTTTTCTCTCATCGAACCAGTTTCAACTCCTCAATCAACCTCGGGCATTTACCCCATTTATCGATCATGAAAAGGACATAGCGGATATCTACGCCGATGCAACGTTGCAAATCCGGTTCAAAAGCGATATCACCACTCATCGCCTCCCAGTTACCGTCGAAAGCAAGTCCAATCAAACGGGCGTTCTTATCGAATACCGGGCTACCGGAATTACCACCCGTGATATCATTGTTCGAGAGGAAGCACAGCTGCAATTCCCCTTTTTCATTCGCGTAAGGTCCGAAATCACGGCTACGAACCAGATCCAGTATCTCCGGTTGTACCCAGAACTCATCGCTCGTCGGGTCCTCTTTCTCTAGGATACCTTTATCCGTTGAGTAATAATTGTACCATGCGGCATCATAAGGACGATACCCTCCGATAGAACCATAGCTCAAACGCATCGTGAAATTAGCGTCGGAAGACAAGGCTTTCTCCGGATACATCTCCTTCAAGCCCGCGAAATACAAACGTTCTCCCTTAGCGATATCATACTCCGCATCACCCATCAACTGCTGTAACTGGAAGATAGACACCAATACGGACAAGCTCAGTTCCGCCGCCGGATCTTTTCTCAATTTCTCATATTGCTTCGGATTTCTCAACATCTCGGCGATCTTGTCGTACGACAATAAGGAAGTCTTCTTAAATACATCCGCCGCATATTTCTCATAATTTCCTTTATACTTCTTATCAACGCTCGTATAAATATCCGGCAAGAACTCCGGAGATACACGTTCTTTCGCGATCTTCATCATCGCGGCCAGTACCTTCTGATCCAAAGACGGCTCGTAATCCTTGAAGAACGGTTGGATACGATCCTCTAAAAAGACAGTAATCTCTTCCGGGGTAGCTCCTTCAATATCCACCGATTGCACCATACGGGCCAAACGAATAATCTCCGCTCCACTAGAAAACGCCTCATTCAAATAGGTCAAAGCCTCTCTATATTTATTGGTCGAGGTATATCCTTTTTCCAGCAAATTCAAGACCTCGCCATATTTAGCGCCCCGGGCCTGATCTTTCGCTACCCAATCAGCGAAGGCCGTCTCCTCCGCACGTTTACGTTCGATCACGTTTAGATTCGCCAATCCTTTATTCATACCGATCGAGTTCTTCCAATAATTGGAGCTTCCCGCATACTTAGAGGCATATTTGATACGTACGGCGTCGCTAGCCAACATCGCCTCTTTCCAGATGCCCTGCTTGATGCCACGCACCTCGATACGGGGCTTATTACTATTCTCGATACGCTGTTGCACGCCCCAAGAGCACAAATAACGATCCGTGCTTCCCGGAAAACCGATTGTCATGGCATAATCTTTATCTTGATAGCCTTGCATAGACACCTCCGCTACATATCTCGGGGTATAAGGCTTATTATCCGCATTGTATTCCGCCGGTTTATTATCCGCGTTGGCGTACACACGGAATACGGAAAAATCACCGGTATGCCGAGGCCACATCCAGTTATCCGTATCGCCACCGAACTTACCGATAGAGCTAGGCGGAGCGAAAACCATACGCACGTCACGATAAACATCGTACACTACCAAGAAATATTTATTATTGCTATAGAAAGGGACAACATCAGCCGCTAGGAACTCATTATTTCCCACGGAATCACAAATCACACGACCGATAGAATCAGCCGCCGACAAACGCTGGAACTCATCCTCGATACCGGAGATCTGGCTGTTGATACGATCGCTCACGTCTACGGTCTCTTTCAGGTAACGTACTGTCAAGCCTGGAACCGGAAGTTCTTCCTGTTTACTTTGAGAGACAAAACCATCTTTCAGATAGTCGTGCTCCACACTACTCAACTGCTGGATGGCTCCGAAACCACAATGGTGATTCGTGAAGATCAATCCCTCGTTAGAGACCGTAATACCAGTACATCCCCCACCGAAGATTACCACGGCGTTCGCCACGCAAGGATCCGTCTCACTATACAACTGATCATAGGATGGGGTAAAACCCAACTCGGCCATTCTCGCCAAATTCTGCTTATTTAATTCCTTCAGCACCCACATGCCCTCATCGGCATATAACTGGCCGGAAGCGGCTAAAAGCAACAAAGCCGCCCACACTCTTTTCATCAACTTCATTCTACTCTGATTAGTCTAAATTATTCGATTAGT from Parabacteroides distasonis ATCC 8503 includes these protein-coding regions:
- a CDS encoding dipeptidase; the protein is MKKLFTYVIMLYASLSVSVAQQIQYPEPVLNPESCTSIMVGKKASADGSVMTSHTCDSNYRTWMDIVPSASYDHDTTTTVYTGRMHTEYAEGTRGMIAKGTLPEARSTYQFLNTAYPCLNEKQLGIGETTITGRKALVNKKGMFMIEELQRIALQRCTTARDAIRLMGELIEKYGYGDWGECLTIADPKEVWHFEVFGEGPDKIGGVWAAIRIPDDHVGVSANIPRISKVDPSDKENCMASANVFEVAKRMGFWDGKKPFRFWEAYGGGNYSGELKSFSIREFFILNKLAPSLHLSYDAEELPISVKPEKPVDVTDVMALLSETYEGTEYDMTKNLKVAVKKKDSNETDTIISPVANPWMTTDMVNMLNGLRPDAVKRYRLVAVPQCSYSTVIQLRDWLPDAVGGVVWMAYDNPGQSPRIPIFCGTKDLPACFKVCGQHRYREDAAVWAFRRANKLATVRWGATKDRMKASIAHFTEKGQTELPFVESRYKEILTQQGEEAAKEYLTGYTADFAGATMLRWREMGDSFWTQFERGF
- a CDS encoding S46 family peptidase, with translation MKRVWAALLLLAASGQLYADEGMWVLKELNKQNLARMAELGFTPSYDQLYSETDPCVANAVVIFGGGCTGITVSNEGLIFTNHHCGFGAIQQLSSVEHDYLKDGFVSQSKQEELPVPGLTVRYLKETVDVSDRINSQISGIEDEFQRLSAADSIGRVICDSVGNNEFLAADVVPFYSNNKYFLVVYDVYRDVRMVFAPPSSIGKFGGDTDNWMWPRHTGDFSVFRVYANADNKPAEYNADNKPYTPRYVAEVSMQGYQDKDYAMTIGFPGSTDRYLCSWGVQQRIENSNKPRIEVRGIKQGIWKEAMLASDAVRIKYASKYAGSSNYWKNSIGMNKGLANLNVIERKRAEETAFADWVAKDQARGAKYGEVLNLLEKGYTSTNKYREALTYLNEAFSSGAEIIRLARMVQSVDIEGATPEEITVFLEDRIQPFFKDYEPSLDQKVLAAMMKIAKERVSPEFLPDIYTSVDKKYKGNYEKYAADVFKKTSLLSYDKIAEMLRNPKQYEKLRKDPAAELSLSVLVSIFQLQQLMGDAEYDIAKGERLYFAGLKEMYPEKALSSDANFTMRLSYGSIGGYRPYDAAWYNYYSTDKGILEKEDPTSDEFWVQPEILDLVRSRDFGPYANEKGELQLCFLSNNDITGGNSGSPVFDKNARLIGLAFDGNWEAMSGDIAFEPDLQRCIGVDIRYVLFMIDKWGKCPRLIEELKLVR
- a CDS encoding aminopeptidase C; translation: MRTFILSCALALGSLSTFAQGYQFTDVVKVPATPVKNQASTGTCWCFATTSFMESELLRMGKGTYDLSEMFIVRQKYMNQLQDNYVRQGRGNIGQGSLSHTFMNAFNQVGIVPEEVYSGINYDSDRHNHAEMVKYIKAIATTAVDMKKRSPEYYKLIDNLFDTYLGKLPEKFTYQGKEYTPKTFAASLGLNMDDYIELTSFTHHPYYQKFEVEVPDNWEHAQMYNLPLNEMMEVADYALNNGYTVCWDGDVSEKGFSFKNGVAINPEVKKVEDYSTTDRARFEKMDEKERLEEVYKFEKPFPEVNVTPQVRQEGFEAFVTTDDHLMHLTGIAKDQNGTKYYITKNSWGTERNTFGGYLNMSDSFVRAKTIYIMVHKDAIPKAIKSKLGI
- a CDS encoding efflux RND transporter permease subunit translates to MKGNIFIKRPVMAISISILILVVGLISLFSLPVEQYPNIAPPTVNVSATYTGADANAVMNSVIMPLEESINGVENMMYITSTATNAGTATIEVFFKQGTDPDMAAVNVQNRVSKAQGLLPAEVTKIGVSTQKRQTSFLQIDALVCDDGRYDQTFLANYLDINIIPQIKRIEGVGDVMMLGDAYSMRIWLKPDRMAQYGLVPSDVTAVLGEQNLEAPTGQLGENSQNVFQYTMKYRGRLKDVNEFKEIVIRSQNDGSVLRLKDIADVELGTLTYGFDNKMDGKAAVTFLIFQTAGSNATAVNEQITNLLNELEQDLPKGTSFMTMMSSNDFLFASIYNVVETLIVAIILVILVVYFFLQDFKSTLIPSISIIVSLVGTFACLVAAGFSINILTLFALVLAIGTVVDDAIVVVEAVQAKFDVGYKSPYQATKDAMGDVTMAIISCTCVFMAVFIPVTFMGGTSGIFYTQFGVTMATSVGISMISALTLCPALCAIMMRPSDGNKSTKSINGRVRAAYNASFNAVLEKYKKGVMFFIHHRWMVWVSLIATLVLLVWMMMTTKTSLVPQEDQGAIMVNMSIAPGSTLEENKLIMAKIEKILESTPEIEHYARIAGYGLISGQGASYGSVIIRLKDWDERKGKEHTADAVIARLNAQFHQIKEAQIFSFQTSMIPGYGMGNSIELNMQDKTGGDKTIFYNSVLQFLGALNQRPEIAMAYSSYAMNFPQISVDVDAAKCKRAGISPASVLDVLGSYCGGAYISNYNQFGKVYRVMLQASPEYRLDEQALDNMFVRNGTEMAPISQFVTLKRIMGSEVENRFNLFSAITVNVNPAPGYSTGEVQQVIKEVANQSLPAGYGYEYGGISREEAASGGTQTIFIYAICILLIFLILACLYESFLIPFAVIFSVPFGLMGSFLFAKLFGLENNIYLQTGVIMLIGLLAKTAILITEYAIERRRKGMGIIESAYSAAQVRLRPILMTVLTMIFGMLPLMFASGAGANGNSSLGTGVVGGMAIGTLALLFVVPVFYIAFEFLQEKIRKPMEVEADLQVLQEQEKSANERENHK
- a CDS encoding TolC family protein, encoding MKRHIITLAVSCVMLNSCGIYTKYKPASEVSADLYGSEATAQTDTVSLGDMSWREVFTDPQLQTLIEHGLANNTDYRSAQLRVEEAEAALLSAKLAFLPAFAFAPQGAVSSFDSHKATQTYSIPITASWELDIFGKMRNAKKQAQALYAQSQDYRQAVRTQLIAGIANTYYSLLMLDAQLKISEQTASSWKETVNSTRALMNAGIVNETAVSQMEATYYSICTSILDLKEQINQVENSLVLLLADTPHTIQRGELENQQLPKHFSVGIPVYLLSNRPDVRAAEHALESAFYATNQARSAFYPSITLSGSAGWTNSAGAVITNPGKFLASAVGSLTQPLFARGQLLGQLKITKAQQEEARLSFEQALLNAGTEVNDALVQYHTARDKAVYFEKQIESLERAYKSTSLLMQHGTTTYLEVLTAQQGLLNAQLTQVANRFTEIQGVINLYQALGGGRE